The Candidatus Kryptobacter tengchongensis DNA window TCATTGTTACAGTAAATGGGCTTATATGTCTTGGTGTTCCTGTTTTAAAAAGTAATTCATGCTGTGTATGATATGTCCACATGCCCCCAATACCAGAGGCATAAACCACCGCAACCCTTTCTTTATCTATTTTTGAATCCGAATTCAATCCCGCATCCTTAATAGCCATCTCCGTAGCAGCCATTGCAAATTGAGTAAAGATATCCATTCTTTGTGCAAGTTTTCTATCCATATAGTTCATTGGATCAAAATTTTTTACCTCCGCTGCGAATTTTGTAGCAAAATTTGTTGTATCAAACCTTGTTATATAATCAACTCCACTTTTACCTTCAAGAAGGTTCTTCCAGAATTCTTCAATTGTTAATCCAACGGGTGATATTACACCCATTCCTGTCACAACAACCCTTTTACGGTTGAACATGACACAATTTCATGTTTTGTTTTAAAAAAATAAAAAAGGGAGAGGCATATAATGCCCTCCCGGAAAAAATTTTTACGCCTGACCAAGCTTTTGCTTTAAATAGTTGATCGCATCTCCAACAGTTCTTATTTTCTCAGCATCCTCATCCGGAACCTGGATTCCAAATTCTTTCTCAAATTCCATCACAAGCTCAACCGTATCAAGTGAATCCGCACCAAGATCGTTAATAAAAGATGCCTCGGGAACTACCTTATCTTCGCTCACATTGAGTTTGTTAACGATTATTTGCTTGACCTTCGCCTCAATGTCCATATTTTATCCTCCTTTTGTTTTTAGTTTTTTATTTTTTATGCGGTTAAACCACCATCAACAACTATAACTTGACCCGTGATATAATCTGATTCAGGTGAAGCCAAAAATTTAACAACATAAGCAATTTCTTCTGGTTTAGCTATTCTCTTTGCAGGTATCATCTCAAAAAGACGCTTCTTCTGTTCCTCATTTAATTTCTCCGTCATTTCAGTTTCAACATAACCCGGGGCAACGACATTAACCTGTATATTTCTTGAAGCAACTTCCTTTGCAAGTGCTTTTGTAAATCCAATTATCCCAGCTTTTGAAGCTGC harbors:
- a CDS encoding acyl carrier protein; its protein translation is MDIEAKVKQIIVNKLNVSEDKVVPEASFINDLGADSLDTVELVMEFEKEFGIQVPDEDAEKIRTVGDAINYLKQKLGQA